From a region of the Alnus glutinosa chromosome 1, dhAlnGlut1.1, whole genome shotgun sequence genome:
- the LOC133858903 gene encoding major allergen Pru ar 1-like → MGVIAYTDEYTSPIPPARLFKALVIDAHNLIPKLLPQVVKSIQIIQGDGGAGSIRKITFAEGSQFSTVKNRIDELNEETYSYKYTVIEGDALADKFESIVHEVQLEATAEGGSKNKMTTKYHTKGDIVIKEEEIKAGKEKVLGMYKVVEGYLIQNPDAYA, encoded by the exons ATGGGTGTAATCGCATACACAGACGAGTACACTTCCCCTATCCCTCCAGCCAGACTGTTCAAAGCCTTGGTCATTGATGCTCACAACCTGATCCCAAAACTCCTGCCACAGGTTGTTAAGAGCATTCAAATCATTCAGGGCGATGGAGGGGCTGGTAGCATCAGGAAGATCACTTTCGCCGAAG GTAGCCAGTTTAGTACCGTTAAGAACCGAATTGACGAGCTAAATGAAGAGACATATTCCTACAAGTATACGGTGATCGAAGGTGATGCCTTAGCTGACAAGTTTGAATCTATTGTTCATGAGGTCCAATTAGAGGCAACAGCAGAAGGTGGCAGTAAAAATAAGATGACAACCAAGTACCATACCAAGGGTGACATTGTCATCAAGGAAGAGGAAATCAAGGCTGGCAAGGAGAAGGTGCTGGGTATGTACAAAGTTGTCGAAGGCTACCTCATCCAAAACCCTGATGCGTATGCTTAA
- the LOC133858893 gene encoding major allergen Pru ar 1-like, which translates to MGVITYTDEYTCPIPPARLFKALVIDAHNLIPKLLPQAVKSIEIIQGDGGAGSIRKITFAEGSQFSTVKNRIDELNEETCSYKYTVIEGDALADKLELIVHEVHFEATAEGGSKNKMTTKYHTKGDIVIKEEEIKAGKEKVLGMYKVVDGYLLQNPDAYA; encoded by the exons ATGGGCGTAATCACATACACAGACGAGTACACTTGCCCTATCCCTCCAGCCAGACTGTTCAAAGCCTTGGTCATTGATGCTCACAACCTGATCCCAAAACTCCTGCCACAGGCTGTTAAGAGCATTGAAATCATTCAGGGCGATGGAGGGGCTGGTAGCATCAGGAAGATCACTTTCGCCGAAG GTAGCCAGTTTAGTACCGTTAAGAACCGAATTGATGAGCTGAATGAGGAGACATGTTCCTACAAGTATACAGTGATCGAAGGTGATGCCTTAGCTGACAAGCTTGAATTGATTGTTCATGAGGTCCATTTTGAGGCAACAGCAGAAGGTGGCAGTAAAAATAAGATGACAACCAAGTACCATACCAAGGGTGACATTGTCATCAAGGAAGAGGAAATCAAGGCTGGCAAGGAGAAGGTGCTGGGTATGTACAAAGTTGTCGATGGCTACCTCCTCCAAAACCCTGATGCCTATGCTTAA